In the Chryseobacterium sp. MYb264 genome, one interval contains:
- a CDS encoding APC family permease produces MNSTSHQIGWKTAVAIVVSNMIGTGIFTTLGFQLADITNTYSIFLLWVIGGILALFGAFCYAELGSHFKGNGGDFIYLKETYHPILGYLVSWISLIIGFSSPVALAALAMSKYLSAFNFSFGNGFAIGIIFLVAASLSFSLKTSSKFHNFFTFIKIAFIIILIALGVFLSNSESVGNSLLFDDSWKKEMMLPAFATSLVFVTYSYTGWNSASYIAGEIKDVQKNLPKSLIVGTVFVTVCYLLVNFIMLKHAPVAQMAGKEDVMGEVANNMLGNTFGKVVNVFIALQLIATISGYLWVGSRLTQAFAKENKLWKSLSVGNKKGIPVRAIFAHAVIATLIILTGSFKEIFVYTAFILQLFASLAISTSYFIKKEDRKIFKSNVFYVFPTVFLLFSVYILYFTFIHNPKESLIGLGIVALGVILYLIDRKLTRSKV; encoded by the coding sequence ATGAATTCAACGTCACATCAGATTGGCTGGAAAACGGCAGTGGCCATTGTGGTTTCGAATATGATCGGAACAGGAATTTTTACAACGCTGGGTTTTCAGCTGGCAGATATTACGAATACATACAGCATATTCCTCCTTTGGGTCATTGGAGGAATTTTAGCGCTTTTCGGGGCTTTTTGTTATGCCGAATTGGGTTCTCATTTCAAAGGAAACGGAGGTGATTTTATTTATTTGAAAGAAACTTATCATCCAATTTTAGGATATTTGGTAAGCTGGATTTCTCTGATTATCGGTTTTTCTTCTCCGGTTGCTTTGGCAGCTTTGGCGATGTCTAAATATCTTTCAGCGTTTAATTTTTCTTTTGGAAATGGCTTTGCCATCGGCATTATTTTTCTCGTGGCGGCTTCTCTGTCATTTAGTTTAAAAACTTCGAGTAAGTTTCATAATTTTTTTACGTTCATTAAAATTGCTTTTATCATCATTTTAATTGCTTTGGGTGTTTTTCTTTCAAATTCGGAAAGTGTGGGGAACAGTCTTCTGTTTGATGATTCCTGGAAAAAAGAAATGATGCTGCCTGCTTTTGCCACATCTTTGGTTTTTGTGACCTATTCTTATACGGGCTGGAATTCTGCTTCCTATATTGCGGGAGAAATTAAAGATGTTCAGAAAAATCTTCCAAAATCATTAATTGTAGGAACAGTTTTCGTAACCGTTTGCTATCTTCTGGTGAATTTTATTATGCTGAAGCATGCGCCCGTAGCCCAAATGGCAGGAAAAGAAGATGTAATGGGTGAAGTGGCTAATAACATGCTTGGAAATACCTTTGGAAAAGTGGTGAATGTATTTATTGCTTTGCAGTTAATTGCTACCATCAGCGGTTATTTATGGGTAGGTTCAAGATTAACTCAGGCTTTTGCCAAAGAAAATAAACTCTGGAAATCCTTATCCGTCGGAAATAAAAAAGGAATTCCGGTTCGGGCTATTTTTGCTCATGCTGTGATTGCTACATTGATTATTTTAACGGGAAGTTTTAAAGAAATTTTCGTGTATACCGCTTTTATTCTTCAGTTATTTGCCAGTTTAGCGATTTCTACATCGTATTTTATTAAAAAAGAAGATCGAAAAATATTTAAATCCAATGTATTCTACGTTTTCCCGACGGTTTTTTTGTTGTTTAGTGTGTATATTTTGTATTTCACTTTTATTCATAATCCTAAAGAAAGTTTGATCGGGCTCGGAATTGTAGCGTTGGGTGTTATTTTGTATTTGATTGATAGAAAATTGACTAGAAGTAAAGTTTGA
- a CDS encoding TonB-dependent receptor plug domain-containing protein yields MKKLSLSVLLLGAIIISAQEQEREKQIEDVVIVGNRNTKRTKLETPVPVDIINIEKIQKSSPQITVQDLLNYVIPSFNAVRQSASDGTEHIDPVTLRGMGPDQVLVLVNGKRRHTTSLVNYQNTVGNGSVGTDLSAIPVIAIEKIEVLRDGAAAQYGSDAIAGVINIILKKDIGASATLNYGITGRGDGETYQAGVNYGSSLGKDESYINLSLQLNQRGKTTRTQNHNLDIFGDNFAYDFADDPDAARAADDAIIKQRGLSRDDFNFQIGDAKIKQAQLFVNAEYPFNDHFKIYSFGGFSIKEGQGYGFRRLPSETSNNVYSIYPNGFQAVLNSQVYDISYAVGAKYNLNDWQFDLSNTFGSNTFKYNVDNTLNASLGANSPTSFYAGAHSFLQNTVNLDVSKSVENFNFAFGGEFRFEQYDIKAGEQASYARYDIFGNVVTPTTPEANVIGAGGAQSFTGFSTDNALTKSRHSTAVYADVSYDLAKKLNIDAALRFENYSDFGNTLNGKLALRYEFIKNFAIRGAVGTGFRAPSLQQQYFNNSYADISTTGVGIVKKGIFNNDSRAAEILGFDKLKQETSVNGSVGFTLKPAKGLFITLDGYWIGVKDRIVITSNITDDRLQDPAIVGEGNEVESARFFANAIDTETKGVDLVVSYDWKLGGGNLNINLAGNYTETKITDFHFPQGLQTPQDEFFGPDQINIIETLSPKTKATLGLNYGIGKFNFLVRNTYFGQVTRDGYPFGGVQKFSPKVVTDISVGYDLTKNINLTVGANNLFDVFPDLQSYENSYYGVFKYAPVQMGALGNYFFGRLNFTF; encoded by the coding sequence ATGAAAAAGCTTAGCCTATCTGTATTGCTACTTGGCGCTATTATAATTTCCGCGCAGGAACAGGAAAGGGAAAAACAGATTGAAGATGTGGTTATCGTGGGTAACCGAAATACTAAAAGAACAAAACTGGAAACTCCGGTTCCGGTAGATATTATCAATATCGAAAAGATACAGAAATCCTCACCGCAAATTACCGTTCAGGATTTATTAAATTATGTCATTCCGTCTTTCAATGCGGTTCGTCAGTCGGCATCGGATGGAACCGAGCATATTGATCCAGTCACATTAAGAGGAATGGGCCCGGATCAGGTTCTGGTTTTGGTAAACGGAAAAAGAAGACATACCACTTCTTTGGTCAATTATCAGAATACGGTCGGAAATGGTTCTGTCGGAACTGATTTAAGTGCAATTCCTGTAATTGCTATTGAAAAGATTGAGGTTTTAAGAGACGGAGCAGCGGCTCAGTATGGTTCGGATGCGATTGCCGGAGTTATTAATATTATTCTTAAAAAAGATATCGGTGCTTCTGCCACGTTGAATTATGGAATCACAGGAAGAGGAGATGGCGAAACGTATCAGGCAGGAGTGAACTACGGGTCATCTTTGGGAAAAGACGAAAGTTATATCAACCTATCTCTTCAGCTTAATCAAAGAGGAAAGACCACGAGAACTCAGAATCACAATCTGGATATTTTTGGAGATAATTTTGCCTATGATTTTGCTGATGATCCTGATGCAGCAAGAGCAGCTGATGATGCGATTATCAAGCAAAGAGGTTTATCCCGCGATGATTTCAATTTTCAGATCGGAGATGCCAAAATTAAACAGGCGCAGTTATTTGTGAATGCCGAATATCCTTTTAATGATCATTTCAAAATCTATTCGTTCGGAGGTTTCAGCATAAAAGAAGGTCAGGGCTATGGTTTCAGAAGGCTCCCTAGTGAGACTTCAAATAATGTGTATTCCATCTATCCCAACGGTTTTCAGGCAGTTTTGAATTCTCAGGTATACGATATTTCTTATGCTGTTGGAGCGAAATATAATCTGAACGACTGGCAATTTGATCTTAGCAATACGTTCGGGAGCAATACCTTTAAATACAATGTGGATAACACGTTAAATGCTTCATTAGGAGCGAATTCACCTACGAGTTTTTACGCGGGAGCTCATAGTTTTCTTCAGAATACCGTTAATTTAGATGTGTCTAAAAGTGTTGAAAATTTCAATTTTGCTTTTGGTGGAGAATTCAGATTTGAGCAATATGATATTAAAGCTGGCGAACAGGCTTCTTACGCCAGATATGATATTTTTGGAAACGTCGTAACGCCAACAACTCCCGAAGCCAATGTAATAGGGGCGGGTGGTGCGCAATCGTTCACCGGGTTTTCGACAGACAATGCTTTAACCAAATCAAGACATTCTACAGCGGTTTATGCAGATGTTTCTTATGATTTAGCTAAAAAATTAAATATCGATGCGGCGCTGAGGTTTGAAAACTATTCAGATTTTGGAAATACCCTGAATGGTAAATTGGCTCTCAGATATGAATTCATTAAAAACTTTGCTATTCGTGGAGCAGTAGGAACAGGTTTCCGCGCGCCATCTTTGCAGCAACAATATTTCAATAATTCTTACGCAGATATTTCAACCACCGGAGTTGGAATTGTGAAAAAAGGAATTTTTAACAACGACAGCAGAGCGGCTGAAATTCTTGGATTTGATAAATTAAAACAGGAAACCTCAGTAAATGGAAGTGTCGGATTTACCTTGAAACCTGCAAAAGGACTATTTATTACCTTAGACGGATATTGGATCGGCGTGAAAGACAGAATTGTGATCACAAGTAATATTACAGACGACAGATTACAGGATCCCGCTATCGTAGGTGAAGGAAATGAAGTGGAAAGTGCCCGATTTTTTGCCAATGCTATCGATACTGAAACGAAAGGGGTAGATTTGGTAGTTTCTTACGACTGGAAATTGGGCGGCGGAAATCTGAATATCAACCTTGCCGGAAATTATACGGAAACCAAGATCACCGATTTTCATTTTCCACAAGGCTTACAAACGCCGCAGGACGAGTTTTTCGGTCCTGATCAGATCAATATCATAGAAACCTTATCGCCTAAAACAAAGGCAACATTGGGCTTAAACTACGGAATCGGTAAATTTAATTTTCTGGTGAGAAATACGTATTTTGGTCAGGTAACAAGAGATGGCTATCCCTTCGGAGGCGTGCAGAAATTTTCACCAAAAGTAGTAACCGATATCAGTGTGGGCTATGATTTGACCAAAAATATCAATCTTACCGTGGGTGCCAATAATTTATTTGATGTTTTTCCGGATCTTCAGAGCTACGAAAATTCATATTATGGGGTTTTCAAATATGCTCCGGTTCAGATGGGAGCATTGGGAAATTATTTCTTCGGAAGGCTTAATTTTACATTTTAA
- a CDS encoding alpha-amylase family glycosyl hydrolase, which yields MRKFYSGVFLLIMAFVFGQISYTVTPNPFNETDQITLTVPGDQIDEAAWGVSNNAVYIWSWSLDSNFQNDQDCPTNGQWGDSNDANKLVYNSTTDSYSLTFTPTTFYGRTGIGRFGFLLKDKTGAHQTGDSFVNVGTLSLSLTNPAANSLTSVPVGNSINITATTNVNATFQLKANGTVVNSTTTPSSSYSYSYTVTEDASMELIATEGSSSKNATFTLQVPRDVVSESIPGWIRQGINYDPADQTKVGLALYAPFKNFVHVIGSFNNWAVNDVYLMKRDTTNPDLYWIELNGLTPQQLYTFQYRTNDLKKVADPYSPQILSSYDDQWISATTYPNLPTFPAGQDFEVSMFKTGQTPYNWQVNNFQRPAKEDLVVYELLLRDFTQEKNWQSLINKITYLKGLNINAIELLPIMEFDGNLSWGYNTSFHYALDKAYGTPEKFKEFVDVCHQNGIAVILDVAFNHATGRSPLVRLWNVDPDGDGYGDVAANNPYFNTVPKHSYNVFNDFNHTSPSTKYYVERTLQQWLTEYRVDGFRWDLTKGFTQNCSENDEGCTNAYQQDRVDILKDYADKQWAIDPNSYVIFEHLGTDEEEQQWANYKASEGKGVMMWNNQNGSYNQNTMGYKENSNFDRVDHELHGFSSMRAVGYGESHDEERLMFKNLAYGAVNGSYDVKNLNMALDRMKTFGATFFTIPGPKMIWQFGELGYEFSINRCADGSVNNDCRTDEKPIAFALGYEADANRKAVYDTWAKIINIRNAHSVFKSKTYTIESNNLTNDPEGLITRIYVYDNLLTNNDMKNVVVLANYNTTAKSVVPYFPYVGAWQNLMDNTISNITSTTAPITLQPGEFRIFGNYTGSLSTIDASGSQRLLLQIADNPVKSGFVKLVYNKAKNGQIFIYDMTGKLMDSFRLAQENGTHEMKVGYPSGTYLVHLKSDTGVSIQKMIVE from the coding sequence ATGAGGAAATTTTATTCCGGTGTATTTCTGTTGATAATGGCTTTTGTCTTTGGGCAGATCAGCTATACAGTTACACCCAATCCGTTCAATGAGACGGATCAGATTACTTTAACGGTTCCGGGAGATCAGATCGATGAAGCTGCTTGGGGCGTTTCAAATAATGCAGTTTATATTTGGTCCTGGTCACTGGATTCTAATTTTCAAAATGATCAGGATTGTCCTACTAACGGACAATGGGGAGATTCAAACGATGCGAACAAGTTGGTTTACAACAGCACAACAGATTCTTATTCTTTAACTTTTACACCAACCACTTTTTACGGCAGAACCGGAATCGGAAGATTTGGTTTTTTATTAAAAGATAAAACGGGAGCGCATCAAACGGGAGATAGCTTTGTAAATGTTGGGACTTTAAGTTTAAGCCTTACTAATCCTGCTGCAAATAGCTTGACATCGGTTCCTGTAGGAAACTCAATCAACATTACAGCGACAACAAATGTAAATGCAACTTTCCAGCTAAAAGCAAACGGAACGGTCGTAAATTCTACAACAACGCCTTCTTCGTCGTATTCTTACAGCTATACCGTAACAGAAGATGCTTCTATGGAACTAATTGCGACGGAAGGTTCTTCTTCTAAAAATGCAACGTTTACTTTGCAGGTTCCGCGAGATGTGGTTTCTGAATCGATTCCGGGATGGATAAGACAGGGGATTAATTATGATCCGGCGGATCAGACTAAGGTTGGGTTGGCTTTGTATGCGCCTTTTAAAAACTTCGTTCATGTGATCGGCAGTTTCAATAATTGGGCAGTGAATGATGTCTATTTAATGAAAAGAGATACGACAAATCCTGATCTATACTGGATTGAATTAAACGGGCTGACTCCTCAGCAATTGTATACTTTCCAATACAGAACCAATGATCTGAAAAAAGTGGCAGATCCTTATTCGCCACAGATTTTATCTTCTTATGATGATCAGTGGATCTCGGCGACTACTTATCCGAACTTACCAACATTTCCTGCAGGACAGGATTTTGAGGTCTCTATGTTTAAAACAGGTCAAACGCCTTACAACTGGCAGGTAAATAATTTCCAGCGTCCGGCAAAAGAAGATCTTGTGGTGTATGAATTGTTATTAAGAGATTTTACCCAGGAAAAAAATTGGCAGTCGCTGATCAATAAAATTACTTATTTAAAAGGATTAAATATTAATGCAATCGAATTGCTTCCGATTATGGAGTTTGATGGAAACCTGTCTTGGGGATACAATACGTCTTTTCATTATGCTTTAGACAAAGCCTACGGAACGCCGGAAAAATTCAAGGAATTTGTAGATGTTTGTCACCAAAACGGTATTGCGGTGATTTTAGATGTTGCTTTCAATCATGCGACAGGTCGTTCTCCCCTGGTAAGACTTTGGAATGTAGATCCTGATGGCGACGGTTACGGAGATGTAGCGGCTAATAATCCTTATTTTAATACGGTTCCAAAGCATTCTTATAATGTATTTAATGATTTTAACCATACAAGTCCTTCGACTAAATATTACGTTGAAAGAACATTGCAACAATGGCTAACTGAGTATAGGGTTGATGGATTCCGTTGGGATCTTACAAAAGGTTTTACCCAAAACTGTTCTGAAAATGACGAAGGCTGTACCAATGCTTATCAACAGGATAGGGTGGATATTCTTAAAGATTATGCCGATAAACAATGGGCAATCGATCCGAATTCTTATGTGATCTTCGAGCATTTGGGAACAGACGAGGAAGAGCAGCAGTGGGCTAATTATAAGGCATCAGAAGGAAAAGGAGTAATGATGTGGAATAATCAGAATGGTTCTTATAACCAAAATACAATGGGCTATAAGGAAAATAGTAATTTCGACAGAGTGGATCATGAGCTTCACGGCTTTTCATCGATGAGAGCAGTAGGATATGGGGAAAGTCATGACGAGGAAAGATTGATGTTTAAAAATCTTGCTTACGGTGCGGTGAATGGTTCTTATGATGTTAAAAACTTAAATATGGCGCTTGACAGAATGAAAACTTTTGGTGCTACATTCTTTACGATTCCTGGTCCGAAAATGATCTGGCAGTTTGGGGAATTGGGCTATGAATTCAGTATCAACAGGTGTGCAGACGGATCTGTTAATAATGACTGCAGAACAGATGAGAAGCCGATTGCTTTTGCATTGGGATATGAAGCTGATGCCAACAGAAAGGCGGTTTACGATACCTGGGCGAAAATTATCAACATCCGAAATGCGCATTCTGTATTTAAATCAAAAACCTACACGATAGAATCTAATAATTTAACGAATGATCCGGAGGGTTTAATAACGAGGATTTACGTTTATGATAATCTATTGACAAACAACGATATGAAAAATGTGGTTGTGTTGGCGAATTATAATACAACAGCGAAGAGTGTAGTTCCGTATTTTCCTTATGTTGGGGCTTGGCAAAATTTAATGGATAATACCATTTCAAATATTACGTCAACAACGGCTCCGATTACGCTTCAACCGGGCGAATTCAGGATCTTTGGAAACTATACGGGGAGTTTATCCACAATAGATGCAAGTGGTTCTCAAAGGTTACTGCTTCAGATTGCTGATAACCCTGTGAAGAGCGGTTTCGTCAAATTGGTGTATAACAAAGCTAAAAACGGACAAATTTTCATCTATGACATGACGGGTAAGCTGATGGATTCATTTAGACTTGCTCAGGAAAACGGAACGCATGAGATGAAGGTGGGTTATCCTTCGGGAACATATTTGGTTCATTTAAAATCAGATACGGGAGTTTCGATTCAAAAAATGATAGTGGAATAG
- a CDS encoding alpha/beta fold hydrolase, producing the protein MHSYPIPQQLQNIKKYLTKGILMLLFNFGLSLNAQQKTEGSLGNLKQINAGVLNIGYTEAGSPKGTPVILLHGWPYDIHSYEEVVPQLTAKGYRVITPYLRGFGTTCFLSDKTMRNGQQTAVALDIITLMDALKIDKAIIGGFDWGARTADVMAALWPGRVKGLISVSGYLITNLEANKKPLPPNAELGWWYQYYFSTERGEKGYAENTYDFNNLIWKTASPNWNFDKATYDRTAQSFNNPDHVAIVMHNYRWRLSLAKGEPSYDELEKKLQSKPKISVPTITISSDFDGAAIDGKAYEGQFTGKYSHKILKGIGHNVPQEDPKAFAEAIVEVDGYSK; encoded by the coding sequence ATGCATTCATATCCAATACCTCAGCAGCTTCAGAATATCAAAAAATATTTAACCAAAGGAATTCTAATGCTCCTTTTCAATTTCGGACTATCATTAAATGCTCAACAGAAAACAGAAGGTTCTTTGGGAAATTTAAAACAGATCAACGCAGGCGTTTTAAACATTGGCTATACAGAAGCAGGCTCTCCCAAGGGAACTCCGGTTATTCTTCTTCATGGCTGGCCTTACGATATTCACAGTTATGAAGAAGTCGTCCCCCAACTTACTGCAAAAGGATACAGAGTGATCACTCCCTATTTACGAGGTTTTGGAACCACCTGTTTTCTTTCTGATAAAACGATGAGAAACGGACAACAGACTGCCGTGGCTTTAGACATTATTACTTTAATGGATGCTTTAAAAATTGACAAAGCTATTATCGGCGGCTTCGATTGGGGCGCAAGAACAGCAGATGTGATGGCTGCACTTTGGCCGGGACGTGTAAAAGGGTTGATTTCCGTAAGCGGATATCTGATCACCAATTTAGAAGCCAATAAAAAACCACTTCCTCCGAATGCAGAATTAGGATGGTGGTATCAATATTATTTTTCTACCGAACGCGGCGAAAAAGGCTATGCAGAAAACACGTATGATTTCAATAATTTGATTTGGAAAACTGCTTCCCCCAACTGGAATTTTGATAAAGCTACTTATGACAGAACTGCTCAATCTTTCAATAATCCGGATCACGTAGCGATCGTAATGCACAATTACCGTTGGAGATTATCTTTAGCCAAAGGAGAGCCCTCATATGATGAACTGGAGAAAAAGCTTCAGTCAAAACCAAAAATCAGTGTCCCAACCATTACAATCAGTAGTGATTTCGACGGGGCTGCTATTGATGGAAAGGCATACGAAGGCCAATTTACAGGAAAATATTCCCATAAAATTTTAAAAGGAATCGGGCATAATGTTCCTCAGGAAGATCCCAAGGCTTTTGCAGAAGCGATTGTTGAAGTGGATGGTTATTCGAAATAG
- a CDS encoding organic hydroperoxide resistance protein: MENTNIIQAEKVLYTGKTHTTGGREGFSKSSDGNLDIKLSTSGGSEQGTNPEQLFASGWSACFIGALGIAARKRKIRLPKETAVDAEVDLCLNDDAYFLQARLNISLPGIDNETAKSLAEEAHQTCPYSKATRGNILVTLQIS, encoded by the coding sequence ATGGAAAATACAAACATTATTCAGGCAGAAAAAGTTTTATACACAGGAAAAACGCATACTACAGGCGGCAGAGAAGGCTTCTCTAAAAGTTCTGATGGTAATTTAGATATAAAACTATCAACATCGGGAGGTTCGGAACAGGGAACCAATCCGGAACAGCTTTTCGCTTCGGGATGGTCTGCCTGCTTTATCGGTGCTTTGGGAATTGCTGCCCGAAAAAGAAAGATCAGGCTCCCTAAAGAAACTGCGGTAGATGCCGAAGTAGATTTATGTTTAAACGATGATGCTTACTTTTTGCAAGCCCGATTGAACATCAGCCTTCCCGGAATCGATAATGAAACAGCAAAATCATTAGCAGAAGAAGCACACCAAACCTGTCCGTATTCAAAAGCAACGAGAGGAAATATTTTGGTAACGCTACAAATTTCATAG
- a CDS encoding T9SS type A sorting domain-containing protein has protein sequence MFGNLQVAMKKIGVSLGVLAFAGSYSYAQQWENVGGVATVSAGGSSYNNLVIDNAGKYYLSYYDTSVAKGSVQIFNGNTWSYAGGSAGITTGTALYNSLSVDGLGNIFYTNQIGYPGSGMEVRRFNGTSWNSLPNATTTSVNYHASAVSPSNVLFTFGSHNSGTVSRFVNGAWEQVGNAGFSNGAMYAEMVIGTNNKVYTANVSGGLRVYVNSTTASATDNWELVGGSIVDGAAASELYTSDIAIDGNNNVYVAYVSNSSNGTKLNVKKFDGTSWVAVGNQYFSEGRVQHVAIAVTSSGEPYVVGSRFENDNYLKNSVFKLNANQVWEKFGGDFISDGQATYNDLAIDKANNYLVLAYSDTGTKVKRISLEGSNAIPTCNNTDPGTNPGDLGCVSFFYQGQQIVYTTVRGADGKVWFQQNLGSSRVATAFNDAESYGDLFQWGRWDDGHQLRNSPTDSAPDPNSPMGITGGNNSFIIGPSGSSWWGTHASSDAWTAASSSDVTTAIGADPCKKVGQGWRLPVSAEWVSAVNAEGINNPATAYSSYLKLPASGYRSSSTGGFSFVGERGYFWSSETAVSGGKYLYVGTGNAQPTSGAPRGQGEAIRCIKDFTQLGTVDVKLNAATAGVYPNPTNGILNIKADSTIDTVAVYNLVGQKVDVQISNNQIDMKALSNGVYIVELKLKNGQKISKKVVKN, from the coding sequence ATGTTCGGAAATTTACAGGTGGCAATGAAAAAAATCGGGGTAAGTCTCGGTGTTTTAGCTTTTGCAGGTTCTTATTCATATGCTCAGCAATGGGAAAATGTAGGAGGCGTGGCAACGGTTTCTGCTGGTGGAAGTAGCTATAACAATTTGGTTATAGATAATGCGGGAAAATATTATCTTTCATATTATGATACTTCGGTAGCAAAAGGTTCGGTTCAGATTTTTAACGGAAATACTTGGTCTTATGCCGGAGGAAGTGCGGGAATTACAACAGGAACTGCGCTTTATAATTCTTTATCAGTAGATGGTTTAGGCAATATTTTTTATACAAATCAAATCGGGTATCCGGGATCTGGAATGGAGGTTAGACGGTTTAACGGAACTTCTTGGAATTCATTGCCTAATGCAACAACGACATCGGTTAACTACCATGCGTCAGCGGTTTCGCCGTCTAACGTTTTATTTACGTTTGGAAGTCATAATTCAGGAACCGTTTCTCGTTTTGTTAACGGTGCTTGGGAGCAAGTTGGGAATGCGGGTTTTTCAAACGGAGCGATGTATGCAGAAATGGTTATCGGAACCAACAATAAAGTATATACGGCAAACGTATCAGGTGGTTTAAGAGTCTATGTAAATTCTACGACAGCCAGTGCTACAGACAACTGGGAGTTGGTTGGCGGAAGCATTGTAGATGGTGCTGCGGCAAGCGAGCTTTATACTTCTGATATTGCCATTGACGGAAATAATAATGTGTATGTTGCTTATGTTTCCAATTCTTCAAACGGAACTAAATTAAATGTTAAAAAATTCGACGGGACATCGTGGGTTGCTGTAGGAAATCAATATTTCAGTGAAGGAAGAGTGCAGCACGTTGCCATTGCAGTGACGTCTTCAGGAGAACCTTATGTGGTGGGGAGCCGTTTTGAAAATGATAATTATCTGAAAAATTCAGTATTTAAGTTAAATGCTAATCAGGTTTGGGAGAAATTCGGAGGAGATTTTATCTCTGACGGACAGGCGACTTATAATGATTTAGCAATTGATAAAGCTAATAATTATTTGGTTTTAGCCTATTCCGATACGGGAACAAAAGTGAAAAGAATTTCTCTTGAAGGAAGCAATGCTATTCCTACTTGTAATAATACAGATCCGGGTACAAACCCTGGAGATTTAGGTTGTGTATCTTTCTTTTATCAAGGTCAGCAGATAGTATACACTACAGTAAGAGGAGCAGACGGAAAAGTATGGTTTCAGCAAAACTTAGGAAGTTCAAGAGTGGCTACAGCTTTTAATGATGCAGAATCTTATGGGGATCTTTTCCAATGGGGAAGATGGGACGACGGACATCAGTTGAGAAATTCGCCAACGGATTCCGCACCGGATCCCAATTCGCCTATGGGGATTACCGGAGGAAATAATTCTTTTATTATTGGGCCTTCCGGATCTTCATGGTGGGGGACTCATGCTTCCAGCGATGCATGGACGGCAGCATCTTCTTCGGATGTGACTACGGCAATAGGGGCAGATCCCTGTAAAAAAGTAGGGCAGGGCTGGAGGCTTCCGGTTTCAGCAGAATGGGTTTCGGCTGTAAATGCTGAAGGAATTAATAATCCGGCAACGGCTTATAGCAGTTATTTAAAGTTGCCTGCGAGCGGATACAGAAGCAGCTCAACGGGAGGTTTTTCTTTTGTTGGAGAAAGAGGGTATTTCTGGAGTTCAGAAACTGCTGTTTCAGGAGGTAAGTATTTATATGTTGGAACAGGAAATGCACAGCCCACTTCCGGAGCGCCAAGAGGGCAGGGAGAAGCTATAAGATGTATTAAAGATTTTACGCAGCTTGGGACTGTTGACGTAAAACTTAATGCTGCGACAGCAGGGGTGTATCCCAACCCAACCAACGGTATTTTAAATATTAAAGCAGATTCAACAATTGATACTGTGGCTGTTTATAATCTTGTCGGTCAAAAAGTAGACGTTCAGATTTCAAATAATCAAATCGATATGAAAGCTCTTTCAAATGGTGTCTATATCGTAGAATTGAAATTGAAGAACGGACAGAAGATTTCTAAAAAAGTTGTTAAAAACTAA